Proteins from a single region of Segatella copri:
- a CDS encoding right-handed parallel beta-helix repeat-containing protein, with product MKRKKGFLYIMGVGMAMSALLASCADDESFSTSRGDVLSFSVDTLKMDTTFSNVPTPTRSFWVYNRTGKALRCQSVRLENGNQKGYRVNVDGSYLGSEAGFQTQNVEIRKGDSIRVFVELTSAMQNSEKPQLVSDNLVFALESGVEQKVNLRAFSWDAMKLNSLEVKEDKLLESTLPVVVYGGIKVDEAATLTIAPGTQLYFHENAGLQVFGSLKIEGEKDREVVMRGDRLDHMFDYLPYDRTPGQWQGIRLMSSAHDCRISFADIHSAYDAVMIEAGDATKQKLLIENATIHNSQGYGVRIDSAKVQIYNSQITNCLKHPLYVEGGDVEVNGCTIAQFYPFDGRRESAIGFASPLPRFEVRNSLVTGYHDDEVVWEAPKEEDAFNFLFDHCVLRTEKLETDDSLKFTHVVYEDIKDTTVFAEKHFRLFDTDNLKYDFHLRKESAAIGKADAETLPATDRDGLPRKKEQPAAGCFEYREE from the coding sequence ATGAAACGGAAAAAGGGATTTTTGTATATAATGGGTGTAGGGATGGCGATGAGCGCCCTGCTTGCCAGTTGTGCCGACGATGAGAGTTTCTCAACGTCGAGGGGAGATGTGCTCTCGTTTTCGGTAGATACGCTGAAGATGGACACCACCTTCTCGAATGTGCCTACGCCTACCCGAAGCTTCTGGGTTTACAACCGTACGGGCAAGGCTCTGCGCTGCCAGTCGGTGCGTCTGGAAAATGGTAACCAGAAGGGCTATAGGGTGAATGTTGACGGATCTTATCTGGGCAGCGAAGCGGGATTCCAGACGCAGAATGTGGAGATCAGAAAGGGTGACAGCATACGCGTGTTCGTAGAATTGACTTCGGCGATGCAGAACAGCGAAAAGCCGCAGCTGGTGAGCGACAACCTGGTGTTTGCGCTGGAAAGTGGCGTGGAACAGAAGGTGAATCTGAGGGCGTTTTCATGGGATGCGATGAAACTCAATTCGCTCGAGGTGAAGGAAGACAAGCTTCTGGAGAGCACGCTGCCGGTAGTGGTTTATGGGGGAATCAAGGTTGATGAGGCGGCTACGCTGACCATTGCTCCGGGCACCCAACTCTATTTCCACGAGAATGCGGGTTTGCAGGTGTTCGGGTCGCTGAAGATTGAGGGCGAAAAGGACAGGGAAGTGGTGATGCGGGGCGACCGGCTGGACCACATGTTCGATTATCTGCCTTATGACCGCACACCGGGACAATGGCAGGGCATCAGACTGATGTCTTCGGCTCATGACTGCAGGATTTCGTTTGCTGATATTCATAGTGCCTACGATGCCGTGATGATAGAAGCGGGCGATGCTACGAAGCAGAAACTGCTCATCGAGAATGCTACGATTCATAACAGTCAGGGCTACGGTGTGAGGATTGATTCTGCCAAGGTGCAGATTTATAACTCGCAGATAACCAACTGTCTGAAGCATCCGCTCTATGTTGAGGGTGGAGATGTTGAGGTAAACGGCTGCACCATAGCCCAGTTCTATCCGTTTGACGGGCGCCGCGAGTCAGCCATCGGTTTTGCCTCTCCGCTGCCTCGTTTCGAGGTGAGAAATTCGCTCGTAACGGGCTATCATGATGATGAGGTGGTCTGGGAGGCTCCGAAAGAGGAGGATGCCTTCAATTTCCTCTTCGACCATTGTGTGTTGCGCACGGAGAAGCTGGAGACGGACGACAGTCTGAAGTTCACCCATGTGGTTTATGAGGACATCAAGGATACGACGGTGTTTGCCGAGAAGCATTTCCGCCTTTTCGACACCGACAATCTGAAGTATGATTTCCATCTGCGCAAGGAGTCAGCAGCAATAGGAAAGGCAGATGCCGAAACCCTGCCTGCAACCGATCGTGATGGTTTGCCGAGAAAGAAAGAGCAGCCTGCTGCAGGATGCTTTGAATATAGGGAGGAATAA
- a CDS encoding cytidine deaminase, whose amino-acid sequence MKEQNLNIRYMVAQLSELSQQEQELVNRAKAATSNAYANYSHFYVGAALLLGDGRIVIGANQENAAFPSGLCAERSAIFGAQSNYPDQPILALAIAARNGNGFLKSPISPCGACRQVILEMEDRYQRPVRILLYGENGTYCFDSIKDLLPFCFVDSNMKE is encoded by the coding sequence ATGAAAGAGCAAAACCTAAACATCAGATACATGGTGGCTCAGCTCTCAGAGTTGAGCCAGCAGGAGCAGGAGCTCGTAAACAGGGCGAAGGCTGCCACCAGCAATGCGTATGCTAACTACAGCCACTTCTATGTGGGAGCAGCCCTGCTGCTAGGCGACGGCAGAATAGTGATTGGAGCCAACCAGGAGAACGCCGCCTTCCCGTCGGGACTCTGTGCCGAGCGCAGCGCCATCTTCGGTGCCCAGAGCAACTATCCCGACCAGCCTATCCTGGCACTCGCCATAGCAGCGAGAAACGGCAACGGCTTCCTCAAGTCGCCTATCTCGCCATGCGGAGCCTGCCGCCAGGTGATACTGGAGATGGAAGACCGCTACCAGCGCCCCGTACGCATCCTGCTCTATGGCGAGAACGGCACCTACTGCTTCGACAGCATCAAAGACCTTCTCCCCTTCTGCTTCGTAGATTCGAACATGAAGGAATAA
- a CDS encoding LrgB family protein, producing MNQLFQDSVFFGVLISLAAYGIGMLLKLKTGWSLMNPLLISIILVIITLLLTGVDYKTYSAGANSISYLLTPATICLAVPLYQQVELLKKNYRAVLIGIVSGVLASLCSVLILALIFHFDHASYVTFLPKSITTAIGIGVSEELGGHVSVSVVVIIVTGVLGNIFAEKFLKLLSIKEPIAKGIAIGCSAHALGTAKAMEMGTIEGAMSSLSIVVCGVMTVVGSSIFALFM from the coding sequence ATGAACCAGTTGTTCCAGGATTCTGTCTTCTTCGGCGTTCTCATCAGTCTGGCTGCCTACGGCATAGGCATGCTGCTGAAGCTGAAGACGGGATGGTCGCTGATGAACCCGCTGCTCATCTCCATCATCCTCGTCATCATCACGCTCCTGCTGACGGGCGTAGATTACAAGACCTATTCGGCGGGCGCCAACAGCATCAGCTATCTGCTCACACCAGCCACCATCTGTCTGGCTGTGCCACTTTATCAGCAGGTTGAGCTTCTGAAGAAGAATTATCGGGCTGTACTGATCGGCATCGTTTCGGGCGTGCTGGCGAGTCTCTGCTCCGTGCTCATTCTCGCCCTCATCTTCCATTTCGACCATGCGTCCTACGTTACCTTCCTGCCTAAGAGCATCACTACCGCCATCGGTATCGGCGTTTCTGAGGAGTTGGGCGGTCATGTTTCGGTTTCGGTGGTTGTCATCATCGTAACGGGTGTGCTGGGCAACATCTTTGCCGAGAAGTTCCTGAAGCTTCTCTCCATCAAAGAGCCTATTGCCAAAGGTATTGCCATCGGCTGTTCTGCCCATGCACTGGGTACGGCAAAGGCGATGGAAATGGGTACCATAGAGGGAGCCATGAGCAGCTTGAGCATCGTGGTTTGCGGTGTGATGACGGTTGTAGGCTCATCCATCTTTGCTCTGTTTATGTAG